In Erigeron canadensis isolate Cc75 chromosome 1, C_canadensis_v1, whole genome shotgun sequence, a single window of DNA contains:
- the LOC122585824 gene encoding gibberellin 2-beta-dioxygenase 8-like, with product MIEFNQNPPLLHDYTQLLNQSRDKIDVKRLVNNDHVPTEIMEECQLPLIDLSGLWSENEEDRLSCGLEICKASAEWGFFQIVNHGINLELLRKMRKEQVKLFKASFEQKAAPGLLNNSYRWGNQTATCPKQLSWCEAFHVPLTKISDDSCYGDFNSLREVMQEYAGSMQELAKSIAKVLVTNMGVQRGAWEEKCDASTCFMRLNRYPPCPVSPEVFGLVPHTDSDFLTILHQDEQVGGLQLMKDSKWVAVKPNPDALVVNIGDLFQAWSNDVYKSVEHKVMVNREVERHSIAYFLCPSYESFIGSCKEESSIYRSFTFGEYRSQIQQDVKTFGHKVGLPRFLVSTGGDA from the exons ATGATTGAATTCAACCAAAATCCACCTCTTCTTCATGACTACACTCAACTTCTTAACCAGTCAAGAGACAAAATTGACGTAAAACGACTTGTGAACAACGACCATGTACCGACCGAGATCATGGAAGAATGCCAGCTTCCACTTATCGACCTTAGCGGTTTGTGGAGCGAAAATGAAGAGGATCGGCTTTCTTGTGGTTTGGAGATATGTAAGGCTTCGGCTGAATGGGGATTCTTTCAGATTGTTAACCATGGAATAAACCTTGAACTTCTTAGGAAGATGAGGAAGGAGCAAGTGAAGTTGTTTAAGGCATCATTTGAACAAAAAGCCGCTCCCGGGCTTCTTAATAACTCGTATAGATGGGGAAATCAAACCGCGACATGTCCTAAACAATTATCATGGTGTGAAGCTTTCCATGTTCCTCTTACAAAGATTTCTGATGATAGCTGCTATGGAGACTTCAATTCTTTAAG GGAAGTGATGCAAGAGTATGCGGGCTCAATGCAAGAACTTGCAAAGTCGATAGCAAAAGTACTTGTGACGAATATGGGAGTACAAAGGGGGGCATGGGAAGAGAAGTGCGATGCGAGCACGTGTTTCATGAGGTTAAATCGGTACCCTCCGTGCCCCGTGTCTCCAGAGGTTTTCGGGCTCGTCCCCCACACGGATAGCGACTTCCTCACGATATTGCACCAAGATGAACAAGTTGGTGGGCTTCAACTTATGAAAGATTCGAAATGGGTGGCAGTAAAACCTAATCCTGATGCCCTTGTTGTCAACATCGGTGACCTTTTTCAG GCATGGAGCAATGACGTTTACAAAAGTGTGGAACACAAAGTAATGGTAAACCGGGAAGTAGAGAGACACTCGATAGCCTACTTCTTGTGCCCTTCTTACGAGTCGTTCATCGGTTCTTGCAAAGAAGAAAGTTCGATATATAGAAGCTTCACGTTTGGGGAGTATCGAAGCCAAATTCAACAAGATGTTAAAACCTTTGGTCACAAGGTCGGTCTTCCAAGATTTCTTGTGTCTACCGGTGGAGATGCATAA